The genomic segment AGAACTACGCAACCAGCCCGTCACCATGAGTATCCCGGTGGTTTTCACCACGGCGTGCGGCCGGTTCGACGACATCTCCGATTTCAAGTCGCTCGGCGCCTCCGGCATCATCGCCAAGCCGTTCAATCTGCGCGAACTGATCAGCAGCGTGCGCGGCTATCTCGACCTTGCTGCGGCGGCCGCCGACGATGCCGAATCGCTTCCCGAGGTCGAGATCCGTGACCGCTTCAGGGAAGACGCCGCGCTGCTGCGTGAGCTGCGCGAGCCGTTCGAAGATGGAGCGGCGCCGGACGGACTGCGCCATGTGGCTCACAAGCTGGTCGGCGTCGCCGGGATCTATGGTTTTGCGGCGATCAGCACGGCTGCGGCCGAGGTCGAGCGGGCGCTGAAACAGGCGGTGCAACAGCCAGAATCGCGGACCGATGTGGTGTCTCGTCTCGACGAATTGCTCGACCTCTTGGACCAGAACAGCGGCCTTCGGCCGGATTGATCAGCGCGACTGGAGAGCCGTATGAGCGCCCCTGTGATCCTGATTGCTGACGATGATCCGGCGGTTTTGGCCGCGTTGTCGGCGCGATGCCGCAAGATCGGCTTCGAGGTCGACACCGCCACCAACGGGCTGCAGATGCTGCTCAAGGCGCGGCGCAAGTCGCCGGACCTGATCATCGTCGACATCAACATGCCGAAGCTCGACGGGCTCACCGCCTCGTTTCACCTGCTCGAACCGGGTGGCTTGCCGGTCGACGTCATCGTGGTCACCGGCGTCACCTGCGAGGAGACGCTGGAGCGCTGCGAGGCGATGGGGATGTTCTACGCCTGCAAATGTGAGCAGTTCTGGCATCACATCAGCCGCGCGCTCACCGAGATCTTTCCGCAGATGGCCGAAGCGATCGCCGAGCACACCGGGCCGCTGATCGCCGGGCCCGATGTGCTTCCGATCCGGCCCCGCGTGCTGGTGGTCGACGACGACGAGCAGGTCGGCCAATTCCTGGCGAGCCGCCTGAAGAAGCTCGGGATCGAGGTGCTGTATGCACCGAACGCCGCCCGTGCGTTACGGATCGCGGCCGGTCAGTATCCGAGCGTGGTGGTCACCGACTATCACATGCCGGAAGGCGATGCCGATTTCCTGATCATGCGGCTGCGCAGCTCGCGCTCGACCGCGCAGATCCCCGTCATCGTCCTCAGCGGGTGGGAGATCGATGAAGTCACCGCCAAACTGCTGAAGCGCGATATTCTGGGCTATTCCGGCGCTATCGCGATCTTCAAGAAGTCGTTCGACGTGCAGGCGCTGTTCGACACGATCCAGCAATACTGCACGGGCGAGTCCAGGCCGGACGCCGCGGTCTAGGCGGATGGCGCACCGATGAACGACTTCAAAGACGCCAAGAGGAAGTTCGAAGGCGCACCGGTGCCCGCGCCGCGACGGCCGGTGCGACGGGGCGGGCGTGCCTTGATCCGACTTTTCGGGGTCGCGGTGATCGTCTCGCTCAGCGTGATGGCGGGGCGGATCGCCTCGCAGCACACTCGCGCCTGGGAGCCTCCCGGCGTCGGGCACGGGCTGGACGTGCCCTGGTGGATCTTTGTGATCTCGCTTGCGGTCGGCCTGTCGATCGCCGGCCTGATCGAGCTGCAACTGTCGCGCTACGAGCGGCGCAACGCGCACAAGCTCCGGCAGGCGCATCTGGCGGCGATCGTCGAGGGATCGAGCTACGCGATCGTCGGCCAGTCGATCGACGGCACGGTGCTGAGCTGGAACAAGACCGCCGAGCGGCTGTTCGGCTACACCGCCGAGCAGGCGATCGGCCAGAATGCCACCGAGCTGATGGTCCCGGACGATCTGCGCGACGAAGAGCAGCAAATGCTGTCCGGCATCAGCGACGGCACCGCGTTCGCCTATCTTTGGACCAAACGCAAGCGGGCGAACGGCACGCTGGTCGATGTCGCGGTCAGCATC from the Rhodopseudomonas palustris genome contains:
- a CDS encoding response regulator — translated: MKSRILHIDDDPAMLKVVAAVLSRDPDLETRGCLSAEEGVRAAAEWLPDLILSDVSMPDVDGVQFLEELRNQPVTMSIPVVFTTACGRFDDISDFKSLGASGIIAKPFNLRELISSVRGYLDLAAAAADDAESLPEVEIRDRFREDAALLRELREPFEDGAAPDGLRHVAHKLVGVAGIYGFAAISTAAAEVERALKQAVQQPESRTDVVSRLDELLDLLDQNSGLRPD
- a CDS encoding response regulator, producing the protein MSAPVILIADDDPAVLAALSARCRKIGFEVDTATNGLQMLLKARRKSPDLIIVDINMPKLDGLTASFHLLEPGGLPVDVIVVTGVTCEETLERCEAMGMFYACKCEQFWHHISRALTEIFPQMAEAIAEHTGPLIAGPDVLPIRPRVLVVDDDEQVGQFLASRLKKLGIEVLYAPNAARALRIAAGQYPSVVVTDYHMPEGDADFLIMRLRSSRSTAQIPVIVLSGWEIDEVTAKLLKRDILGYSGAIAIFKKSFDVQALFDTIQQYCTGESRPDAAV